The genomic DNA ATCCACATTTGTTATGCAGTTCTCCTAGCTATTACAATTATTAGTTGATTCACTTAccacttcattatttttctacGGCTCTTCTTGTTAAACCTATCCAGCATTCAGAAGTCTCAGGAGCTTCACCTCATGAACATCTAGTGATAAAAATTCCCCTAACCAGTCTGCACTTGAGCGCAGCTCACAAGTAAGGTGCAGCATCCATACTAAGAGCACAAACCCTCACAGCCAAAGAACACCTTGTTCTGTCCTTACCATTGACACACCCTGAAGAACAGCAAGGCAAGGTGAAATTGAGAAATCAGCCTGAGGGTCACAGCCTGTGTCTCACTTCCATGAGCACAGATTTGGTTCCTCAGGTCCTGGATGAATCTTCAGCTGCACATCTCTCACTGCCCTGCTTTGAGATACAAAGGGTCTTTTCAGGCCTAATTGCCGAAAGGTTTATTAATTATGCAAAATCCTAGCTTCCTTATGATGTTttggaaaggaggaaatgaaaaagggaGCCACTATCTCCAGTATAATCCTGTTTATTTATGAAGTGGCACAAGAGTCATTTATTCCTGCAATACAGCAGGGAACAAACAACAGCAGGCACATTTCTGCACGCAAGCTAGTCCCATCTGTTCCTGAAGGGACACACTCTGCTTCCTGGGCATTCTCCAGCCATGTGCTTCTCCTCATTCCTTCCACGAAGTGTGTTTTCTCTGGACTGCCTTCCAGATCTCCCACGGACACAATGGCCAGACACAGCAAGGGAACTCACTTTGCTTCTTGTGCTCTGTACCATGCCTGTTTCACCCAAAGGGTTGAATGCTGGCCATTCCCCTGGTATGTTCCAACTGGCTGCGTTCCATGCTTGGTGTTTCCTAACTGCAGGGAAGTTCACCTCCCTTCACCTGGAGGCAGCAATAGGGGAGGACTTAGCATCACTTGGGAAACCCACTCTCCACACGAAGcactgggcagctgtgctgctccttacCAGGAATGACTTCAGCTAGATTCTTCTTGAgtcattttatttgcttagCTGTAGTGCTGAAGGTgacatctgttttgtttgttgttatttattcCATCTGTTGAGCTCTCACAGcgaagaaaaaattaaagctgatGTGCCAGGTGAGGAGGGGAATGTTAAAAATAGGCCCTGCCATCAGCCTGCAGCCTGATTTGTTCCTTATCTAAGCTGATTATAAACTAACTTACCCAGGTTCTGAAttgtaagtaaaaaaaacaataaaagaaagctGTCTGTCAAACCTGAAAACGgtccttttcatttctgaatgtcaggcactgaaatatttttgaaaactgtgcgatgtaataaaaaacattaaatcgATTTCAAAAGCACTTCAGCTGACAGATCGATTTCTATTTTAACAGAACTGCAAAGCCCAGGAGCACCTCTGTTTGGACAGCCGCTTTCCTGGGAGGAAGAGAACAAACTGTGAAAACCTTCTAAGTGACTGCTAGTGAAACTTCTCTTTGAGCGCATCCTGGAATGATTTCCCAGCTGTGCCACGAGAGGATTTCTAAATCAGATTGGAAAAACACAAGGGTTGCAAATCTGCTTAGCATGGACGGTGCAGGGCACAGCGAAGACATTTCATAAACAGAGAATTCATTGTTCACATTCTTCAAAAGGCTCATGGTAGCAATGAATAATTTAAGATTGAGAGGGACAAAAGATCTGAAGCAAGAGTGCTACCACGGGCTTGGAATAATACCTAGTACAAGCGTTCAGGTTTTGCCCAGTGCAATTTCAGACGTGATATTCAAAGAGCAGTACGAGTACCCTTCCTTTCACACATGTGACAAGGGAATTTGTTTGCTCTATCAGCTAGCAGGCCAGTGGCAAGGCTGAGAACAGAGCCTGCATGTGTTCTGTGTCTTTTCGGACCCATGAGTCAACATTTTTCAACGACCACAAATGAGCCTATCTCCTTTCTACTAATGAATTCATGtatgagagaaagagagagaaagagatgaaaaaatataGGGAGGAATGACCTTTAAAACAGTCAGATTGTATGAAAAGCCCATTTTCATCTTGTTCTACCCATttcctcaccactctctcaggCTGAATGGCTCCTAGGGGAGAACGGAAGCCAATAGCTTTCCCTCAAGCTGCAAAATGTGAAATGTCTGCACAGACCTACCCAGACGTCCACAGGGAAATAACTACAGCATACATCCTGCATTCAGTTATTGCACAGGCCAGCCATGGTGGTAATAAAGCCCTGAATCTGTGCAGGAAAACAGATGGCATCGGATGTAATAAATATGACAAATGGCATGGAGGCTCCTGAAGAGTCACAGCATAGTGaatggctgccagcagctcctggttcAAATATCTAGTCTTTTTCAAGTCTGAGTTAAGCCCTCTAACTTGAGAAAGGATAAGACACGCACAGAgggtgaaaagcaaaaaaacaaatagccAGCAGGAAatagaggaaataaaatcagatcAAGACTTAAGCCACGGAAAGACAGCAAACACTGTATCAAGCAACTCAAATCCTAACCCAAATCACTTCTGCTGTCTTGTGTTTGAGTTCCACAGGGTGGGAAAGGTGCCTTGGTGTAACTTAGGGAGCAGTTACTAACAGGAGCATCATTGCTTTGAAGTGCTCAGAGTGGTGTGCTAATGTCAGTAGTTATCTCTAAGGGCAGACCCTCACTACTAAGCAACTTTTCTGCAGTCCATCACAACAGCCCCATCTTGTGGTTTGTCAGTTTgcaatttttcacttttcaccaTTTATGGTGCACAAACACAGCAAGATGGACCACCAGCACCGAGTTCTACATTACTTGCCCTCCTTATGGTAACTCACCACATCTGGGCAGTGATTGGAACCCAGCATGCAGGAAGCCTCGCTCCAGCTGGGCTGAATGGCTGACTCCAGTGCTAAGGATGGGTTAAAAGAACTTACTAAACATGCAAACCCAAGATTAAACATAGACAGTGAGAGTTTTTGGGTTTGATCATTTAATTAAGATTTATTAAACTCACTTCAGCACAAACTGAATCATTCTTTTTAACGCCCATGCAAGAGACACGCCCAGTGAAATCCCAATCTTGAACAGGTCAAGACGAAGCCAGCTGGGGCTGAAACCCTAAAATCCATCATTAAATGTGCACGTTGACATAGCAGCAGAGAAGGGGAACCAGCAGACAGCTCCACGTCCTCGTTATCCCAGAGGGGCAGCAGGGACTGGGACACACAGTGCAGCTGGGCCTGCTGCGGCCTAGTTTGGTCCAGTACAGCCTAGCTCGGCCTAGCCTGGTCTGGTGCAGCCTAGTTTGGTCTGGTGTGGCCAAGCCCAATTCAGCGAGGCCTACTTTGATTCGGTGCGGCCTAGCCCAATTTGGCGCGGCCTAGTTTGGTCTGATGCAGCCTAATTTGAGCCGGTGCGGCCTAGCCCGATTCGGCGAGGCCTACTTTGGTTCGGTGCGGCCTAGCCCCGTTCGGCGAGGCCTACTTTGTTCCGGCAAGGCCTAGCCCGGTTCAGCGCGGTCCAGCCCGGCCCGAACAAACGCGGCCTAGATGAGTCCACAGCAGGCGGAAGGACCAGGGCCCTCCCCCTTAGTGCCCGCCCCGGAAGCCGGGGCGGTGTGGCGTTGCCGTGCCCTCGGCGGGGAGATGGTGGTGCTGAGCGTACCGCTGTGGCTGCGCAGCCGCCTGACCGATCGCTTCTGGAGGGTGCAGGAGGTGCTCAAGTATGCTCGGGTGAGTGCGGCACGGCGCGGGTGCTCGTCCCCGTGGATCCCTGAAGGCggctgaaaaaaaagaatcagcgTTTTGCGTGGCGCTGGTGTATGAATAGCGCTGGAGGCCTGGGGCTGCTTCAGCACACGTGAGGAGCAGGGGGTTCTGTGCCGGAGGGGTGAGCAGCACGGGAGAAGCAGCCTGCAAGGGCTGATTTGGGGGTTTGAACTGAAGTTCTGATAGCTGTGGTTCGGCTGGGGAAGAGCCTTTTCCAAGGGCAGGCTAGCATCCTGGCGAGAGGTACGGCTTGCTGCAGAACTGAGCTGGGAAATGTTCCTTTAagtgatggcagcagcagcgtgAGTTATTTGGGATGACAGTTATTCCACTGACCATACGGCAATGGCCTGTCATGATGCAGGGGTGACAGTGCCAGCAGAGGGTCTTGTCCTATTCCTGGGGACAAAAGTGAGAGGGTAGCGCAGGAATGGGGATGAATGATAAAGATTTAGAGGTTGTTCAAAAGCACCAGTTGCCCTCAACCTGGAACCACAGCCTAAAGTGATGTCggcttttctctccctcctgctgGACTGAAAGGTTTCATCCTGAAccaaattttcagttttgagttGTAAAGTGATGAAAGAATATTTGCAGTATATGCCAGCTGCAGGCTTAGCTGATGGTTGTGTCTTGTGAAGCCTATTATGAAGGGGTTTGAAGAGCAGACAAGGATATATTAGCATTACTGAAGGATTTAATAGTTTTAAAGTTAACAAGAacatcttgtttttatttcagcattttcgTGGAAGGAAGAATCGCTGCTATAAGTTGGCTGTACGAAATGTTACCAGAGCTTTTGTGAAGTCAACGAAggccagaaaacagaagaaaaggttCCTAAGAGCGGTAAATAGCAAACTGTTATCTGTAAACATTGTAACAGGAAAAGCACAGAACTGATAGAGCCACTTTTCTCTGGGGGGAATTGTCTCTCAGAATGTGTTACCAACATGAAAAATGCTGTGAATTTAAGGTAGTAACCCCTCTGTGATCTGAAAAAGCTCACATTCGTGGAGATGTATGTTGCACTGAGAAAAATGAAGGTCTGAATGTGTTAAAATTTACTAGATGTGAGCAGATCAACATCACAGAATGcttatttatataatattttatcaCCCAATATGTTAATTTTTACACTTTCAGCTCTGGATCACTAGGATCGAAGCAGCTTCTCTTGAACATGGTTTGAAATACTCAGCTTTCATAAGCAATCTGTTTAAGGTAAGGATGGTGCTTGAGTAATGTAGATGTAGTTTGACAAAACAGATCAAAAGGTTGCTGTCTGCAACAGCAAGAAACTCAGTGTGCAGCTGCCACTTGCCAGTCCTTGAAGAGAAAGAGTGGGGATGTCCAAATGGGAGCCTGAGCAGGCAGTACCAGCTTAGAGCATGGGTGGAAAAGCTCCCTCTGTCAGACTGAACTTCTTCCAGCACTGTTCTCCTTCCTAGCAATGAAACCAGCTGTGCTTATGAGAATTGTACTCGCTTGAGGCACTAAACTCTGCCCTGATCCTGTttctctcagtctccttttacTCTGGTAGACATCGTTGCTTCTAAGTGAAGGATATTTTTCTAAGGTTCTCTGTTAAGATTCAGAAGAAGCCAACATGCAGTTCTTCAGTTTAGAACGTGAGAGATTTGTTCTTTGCTTCTTAGTGTGTATTGGAAAGACTTTTGAGAAAGTCAGGACAGAAATTAGTGGCTTAAGGAGACACCCATGACTGAGTAATCATGTCTGACAGTTCTCTAGTTGTGCCAAAACTGTACAGCGTAGGAAAAAATGGTGATTTGCCTTAAAACCTCAGATAATTACTAGGCATTGCAGTGTTGTTGCTATTCCTAAAAATTACAGTACTTAACCAACAATTCGTCTTATACTTAGACCCAGGTGGAGCTGAATAGGAAAATGATTGCTGATTTGGCCATTTATGAGCCAAAGACATTCAAGTCCCTCGCTGCCTTAGCCCAGAGGAGGAGACAAGAAGGTATCCTCGCCGCCCTGGGAGACGGGAAGGAGCCAGAGGGGATATTTTCACGTATCGTGCACCACTATTAACATCCAGCACCTGCGGATGGACGTCGTGAGCAGGAACTCGTAGTGCAGGGCAGACCTGCTCACAGGCTGAGGTCAGAGCTGTGGAACAACTCCGTGATGATTGTGGCAGGGTGGAAGGGCAGGGCGTGATGTTTGCGTGGGTGAGTTGTATTTTCCCCTCTGTTACACGTGAGATGTGTTAAGAATAGGAGTTTGGTGTCAGTGTTGACACCTGTAGGAGTTCTGATGTTAAGATGTCTATAGCGTGCGCATACCTGCTGTTAAAGACTTAATAAAGATACTTTTTTATTAACAATTTCCAATTattaaattggaaaaagaatCTGAGTGACTACTAGCATTgtaatagggggaaaaaaaatacttgataGCTAAAAAACCCAACACCGTACAACCCTGCCCCAACAGAACCGCTGGCACCGGGACGCGCACAAGTCCGCCGGCTGCTGCTGGGCCCCTGCTAACGGCGGAAGCCCCGTAGCCGGAAGTCACATAGCCGGAAGTCCCGCCCACTCCGCTCTTCAAATTCCCAAGAGCTGCGTCACGCTGCCCGAAAGAGCGTCAGATGTCGCGGCGGCTCAACCAATAGCTGCACACCGCTTCGTCGCGTTCCGCCAATAGGAAGTGGCCGGAAGTAGAAAGGGGCGGGGGAAGCGTTGAGGGCGAGGCGCCGCCCGGCGGAGAAGGAGAGCGCAGGCAGGCGAGGCGGCGGCACCACAAAATGGCGGCGGGGTCAGGCAGCGCGGCGGCCGTGGCGGCGGTAACGggcggcggccccgcggggCCTCACGCTGTAGGCGTTACGGCGGGCGGCGCCGCAGCGGGGAGCGGCGCGCCGGTTCCGGGCCCCGGGGCCGTGCTGATCGGGGACCGGCTGTACTCGGGTGTGCTGATCACGCTGGAGAACTGCCTGCTGCCCGAGCACACGCTGCGCTTCACCCCCTCCATGAGCAGCGGCCTCGACCCCGACACGGAGACCGAGCTGCGCGTCACCGGCTGCGAGCTCATCCAGGCGGCCGGCATCCTGCTCCGTCTCCCGCAGGTAGGCCGCGGTCCGGGCCTGGGTGGGGCGCGCAGGCCTCGCGGCGGCCCGGCCGGGTTAAGGGCTTGGAACGGCGCACCGTGAGGCCTCGAACGGCTCCGGGCCGAGCCTCAGGGCTCTCGCGGAAGGGATTGGGG from Lagopus muta isolate bLagMut1 chromosome 21, bLagMut1 primary, whole genome shotgun sequence includes the following:
- the MRPL20 gene encoding 39S ribosomal protein L20, mitochondrial — encoded protein: MVVLSVPLWLRSRLTDRFWRVQEVLKYARHFRGRKNRCYKLAVRNVTRAFVKSTKARKQKKRFLRALWITRIEAASLEHGLKYSAFISNLFKTQVELNRKMIADLAIYEPKTFKSLAALAQRRRQEGILAALGDGKEPEGIFSRIVHHY